The window TGCAGCGCATCATCAATTCCGGTGGCCGGATAGACCGGGAAATGGCCACAGGTCGTGGTCGCATTGATGTGTGCATCCATTATGAAAATCAGCGTTACCCCTTAGAAATCAAAATCCGAAAAGATGCCAAGACTCTGAAAGAAGGTCAAAAACAACTGGCCTGCTACATGGAAACCCTGGGCTGCCACGAGGGCTGGTTAGTTATCTTTGACCGGCGCGTAAAGCCCTCCTGGAAAAGCAGGCTGTTCTGGAAAACCATCAAGGCTGATCAGAATACGATTCATGCTGTGGGGTGCTGAAAGTTCTAAAATCATTGTCTGGGGTGCCTGACCTTATTGTCAGCCATCCCTCTGCGCTCGACGTAAAGGCTGCCTTTTCATTCGCCACTCCCCGGCAAATGAAAAAATTTCTTTCTCCCCAGCCTGTTGCAGACAGAAAAGCCGTCTATGTTGAAATGAATTTCCTGGCAAGTGCCCGGTTTTGCCGAATGATGAGTTGCGGATGGACAACCAGCTTAAGGAGTAAACAGATGAATAAATATCAGGTGCTTGACGAACTAAAACAGAAGCTTGATTCATTCCGTCCTTTGCCCATAGAGATTGTTTCCAATCTTCATGAGGATCTGGTGCTTCGTTGGACCTATAATTCAAACGCTATCGAAGGTAATACGCTGACACTGAAAGAAACCAAGGTAGCTTTGGAAGGGATCACCATTGGCGGGAAAACCATGCGTGAGCACTTAGAAGTGATAAACCACAGGGAAGCCATTTTTTTTGTGGAAGATCTGGTCAAAAAAAATGAGCCTCTGTCTGAATGGCAAATTAAGTCGATTCACCAACTAATACTGAAAAATATTGATGACAAAAATGCGGGGGTTTATAGAAAAACAAATGTCATTATTTCAGGTGCCGATCATGTGCCGCCCGATGCCTTGCATGTAGAAAGTGAAATGCAAAGCTTTATCAATTGGTATCTAACCCAGGGGGCGTCTCTCCATCCGGTAGAAAGGGCGGCCCGTGTTCATGCTGATTTTGTGAAAGTCCATCCTTTTGTGGATGGAAATGGCAGGACATCTCGGCTGCTCATGAACTTGGAGCTTATGAAAAGCGGGTTCCCGCCCATTATTCTTCCAGTAGAAAAGCGGTTGGAATATTACGAGACTCTGGATACAGCCCATACTAAAAATGATTATGAGCCATTCTTGATGCTTATTGCGAATATTGCGGAATCGGGATTCAGGCCTTACTGGCATGCATTGGGGGTAACACCGTGAGTACTTTTAGTGTTGCGGTGGAAATGCTGATAGCACCGATTTCATTGATAGGGCAGCTCTTCATGTGGCAAGACTGATGAGCAGGCCCCCTGTTGCACAGATTATCTATTTTACAGGGGTATTTTTCAAGCTTAATGCTGGGCGATAAAGAGTAAGAAAAAGACCTGCTGAAAGAAAAACTACTACACAAGAAAGCAGCTGCTGTCAGCATTGCAAGTAATTACATTCATATAACCCGAAAAAACAAGCACATGATTGGATGTAGCCAATGAAGTATGGGAAGGGATTGATTACGCCTCAAGAATAATTTTGACCTTACTCCCTGTAGCCTGTGCATATCTATGTAGACTCCTGAGGCTGGGCATATACCCGCCCGACTCAAGCCTGGCTACGGTGGACTGAGTGGTTCCCATTTTCTCAGCAATCTGCTGCTGTGTAAGCCCAGCCCTTATTCTGGCTTTAATCAGTTCCCTGGCAAAATCAAACTCATGCTCCATATCTGCGTAGGCCCTGGCATACTCGGGGTCACCATTCATCATTTCTTTGTGTTTTTGATCTAAAGCTTTACCCATCCTGTACCTCCCTGGCTCTTTTCAGAGCAATCTTTAATTCTCTTTGGGGCAACTTGTTTGTTTTTTTGATGAAACACCTGAGTATCAGGATTTTTCTGCCGCTGGCTGTGATGTATAAGCTTCTGCCATGTTGTGCTCTTATCTCCCAGATCTTATCCTGCACAGGCCTTGTATATGGCATTCCCACCTCGCCAGGGTTTATACTGAAGGATTTTCAGATATGTTATTGACTGTAACTTGGCAAGATAGTTTTTGGGTGAACTTTTATGATTGAGAGTATGCGTATTTCATTGTAAGCTCCTGACCGGAGGATCCGGGACCGAACCTGTGAGTAACTTATACCCCCTCGTTCCCAGGCTCCAGCCTGGGAACGTTTAGTTCTTGCGGCTCCAGCCGCTTCTTCAAAATGTGGCTGGAGCCACAAAAAAAGAGGTATTCCCAGGCTGGAGCCTGGGAACAAGAAAAACAGCCTTAGCGCGAGATTGCTTCGCTTCGCTCGCAACAAGGATTGCCGCGCTCGAAGACTCGCTCGCAATGACACCTGAGCTGTCAGGGATGTAGTTGCTGAAAACCTGTCACCCACGATGGAGCCTAAGCGACCGAAGCAATCTGTATGGCAAAACCATAATACCCTGATCTTATAACCAATATGATTATAAATTGCACTGACATTGAGCAAGCGAGACAGTATGTTCAAAAACTGTCATCCCTGCGCGAGGCATTCCCAAAAGCCGGAGCTGATTAAATGAAATCTACTTCCACACATATTCAGGATCAGGAAATCCTGGTTGTTCTTTCTTCCAAACACGAAGATTTTCTTTCCCTGTGGGCGGAGAACATGCAAAATGCTGGCTATCTTGAACATACTACTGCCAAAGTAGAAGACTGCCTTGTGTCGTTTCAATGGTTTAT is drawn from Desulfonatronovibrio magnus and contains these coding sequences:
- a CDS encoding Fic family protein, which translates into the protein MNKYQVLDELKQKLDSFRPLPIEIVSNLHEDLVLRWTYNSNAIEGNTLTLKETKVALEGITIGGKTMREHLEVINHREAIFFVEDLVKKNEPLSEWQIKSIHQLILKNIDDKNAGVYRKTNVIISGADHVPPDALHVESEMQSFINWYLTQGASLHPVERAARVHADFVKVHPFVDGNGRTSRLLMNLELMKSGFPPIILPVEKRLEYYETLDTAHTKNDYEPFLMLIANIAESGFRPYWHALGVTP
- a CDS encoding helix-turn-helix domain-containing protein; this translates as MGKALDQKHKEMMNGDPEYARAYADMEHEFDFARELIKARIRAGLTQQQIAEKMGTTQSTVARLESGGYMPSLRSLHRYAQATGSKVKIILEA
- a CDS encoding type II toxin-antitoxin system RelE/ParE family toxin, with the protein product MPYTRPVQDKIWEIRAQHGRSLYITASGRKILILRCFIKKTNKLPQRELKIALKRAREVQDG